The Daucus carota subsp. sativus chromosome 2, DH1 v3.0, whole genome shotgun sequence genome includes a window with the following:
- the LOC108208565 gene encoding uncharacterized protein LOC108208565 — translation MDKNSSDDGATSTNATTPLLRSVVVTNGADNSIQDEDEERRRPTKPWQGEFAKSIIYAGLDAIVTSFSLISSISAGRLSSVDVLVLGFANLVADGISMGFGDFVSTSTEKDVAAKERSVIEWEVTNHRTPQKQDLLRQYQALGMAEEDATLVVNLLAKYKNILVDEKMSTEKRILPPDESEKPWKNGLVTFVAFLVFGSAPLLGFIILMPFTDNDTHKFIGACIMSAIALVLLGIAKAKIAGQSYLPSAILTLLNGAIAGGVAYLIGWTLKNVAGLED, via the exons ATGGATAAAAACAGCAGCGACGACGGCGCCACCAGTACTAATGCCACCACCCCTTTGCTCCGATCAGTGGTGGTGACAAATGGAGCAGACAATAGTATCCAAGATGAAGATGAGGAACGACGTCGTCCCACAAAGCCATGGCAGGGGGAGTTTGCTAAGAGTATAATATATGCGGGTCTTGATGCCATTGTCACTTCTTTCTCTCTTATTTCATCTATCTCCGCCGGTCGTCTCTCCTCCG tggatgtgttAGTTTTAGGATTTGCAAATTTGGTGGCTGATGGAATATCCATGGGGTTTGGCGATTTCGTATCAACCAGCACAGAGAAGGATGTGGCGGCCAAGGAGAGATCGGTAATTGAATGGGAGGTGACAAATCATCGAACGCCACAGAAACAGGATCTACTCCGCCAGTACCAAGCTCTTGGCATGGCCGAGGAGGATGCAACACTG GTAGTGAATCTTCTGGCAAAGTACAAGAACATATTAGTGGATGAGAAGATGTCAACAGAAAAAAGAATTCTACCACCAGACGAATCCGAGAAGCCCTGGAAGAATGGTCTAGTCACCTTCGTCGCCTTCCTAGTATTTGGCAGCGCACCTCTTCTTGGCTTCATCATTCTTATGCCCTTCACAGACAACGATACACACAAGTTCATCGGTGCCTGCATAATGTCTGCCATCGCCCTCGTACTTCTAGGCATCGCCAAGGCTAAGATTGCGGGTCAGAGTTACTTGCCGTCTGCAATACTCACACTCCTAAATGGTGCAATCGCCGGTGGTGTTGCCTACCTTATTGGATGGACACTTAAAAATGTAGCAGGATTGGAAGATTAA
- the LOC135150545 gene encoding uncharacterized protein LOC135150545: MKFQSGADTTASWYSIYIVIVTLLLVSSIDGDLFMEDHGGAVNASDQLIPIGRLCDEIYVVGEGETLHTISDKCKDPFIVEQNPHIQDPDDVFPGLVIKITPRP; this comes from the coding sequence ATGAAGTTCCAGAGCGGAGCTGACACCACAGCCTCATGGTACTCCATCTACATAGTCATCGTCACCCTTCTTCTCGTCAGTTCCATCGACGGCGACTTGTTCATGGAGGATCACGGTGGCGCCGTCAACGCTTCTGATCAGCTGATCCCCATCGGCAGACTTTGCGACGAAATCTACGTGGTCGGAGAGGGAGAAACGTTGCATACTATAAGTGACAAATGCAAGGACCCTTTTATTGTGGAGCAGAATCCGCATATTCAGGACCCTGATGATGTTTTTCCAGGGCTTGTTATCAAGATTACTCCCAGGCCTTGA
- the LOC108206473 gene encoding UDP-galactose/UDP-glucose transporter 4 isoform X1, producing the protein MVNPWKTYVKLSAVLMGSHGLTKGSLAFLNYPAQLMFKSTKVLPVMIMGAFIPGLRRKYPLHEYISAILLVVGLILFTLADAQSSPNFSIIGVIMVSGALVMDAFLGNLQEAIFTMNPETTQMEMLFCSTVVGLPFLIPPMLLTGELFKAWTSCYQHPYVYGVLIFEAMATFIGQVSVLSLIAIFGAATTAMITTARKAVTLLLSYMIFTKPLTEQHGTGLILISMGIILKMLPLQDSTPTKRSTRPSMAAMVEISSNSDKSIDVVDNDEEEQRPLV; encoded by the exons ATGGTGAATCCATGGAAGACTTATGTAAAGCTCTCTGCTGTGCTCATGGGTTCTCACGGTCTTACTAAAGGATCACTGGCTTTTCTCAACTACCCTGCACAACTCATGTTCAAATCCACAAAG GTTCTACCTGTGATGATAATGGGAGCCTTTATACCAGGGTTGAGACGGAAATACCCACTTCATGAATACATATCAGCAATACTTTTGGTAGTAGGACTGATTCTTTTCACTTTAGCCGATGCTCAGTCTTCCCCAAATTTCAGCATCATTGGTGTTATTATGGTGTCTGGTGCATTAGTTATGGATGCTTTTCTTGGAAATCTTCAAGAAGCTATATTTACCATGAATCCTGAAACAACACAG ATGGAAATGCTCTTTTGCTCAACTGTTGTCGGTTTGCCTTTTCTCATTCCCCCAATGCTTTTAACCGGAGAACTGTTCAAGGCATGGACTTCCTGTTATCAG CATCCCTATGTGTATGGCGTGTTGATTTTTGAGGCCATGGCAACCTTTATTGGCCAAGTATCTGTCCTTTCTCTCATTGCTATCTTCGGTGCTGCTACTACTGCTATG ATAACAACAGCTAGAAAGGCAGTAACATTACTGTTATCATATATGATCTTTACAAAGCCCTTGACCGAACAACATGGAACTGGATTGATACTGATATCCATGGGGATCATACTTAAGATGCTTCCTTTGCAGGACAGTACTCCAACCAAGAGGTCTACAAGACCATCCATGGCTGCTATGGTTGAAATATCTTCTAATAGTGATAAAAGCATAGATGTAGTAGATAATGATGAAGAAGAACAAAGACCTTTAGTCTAA
- the LOC108206473 gene encoding UDP-galactose/UDP-glucose transporter 4 isoform X2, translating to MIMGAFIPGLRRKYPLHEYISAILLVVGLILFTLADAQSSPNFSIIGVIMVSGALVMDAFLGNLQEAIFTMNPETTQMEMLFCSTVVGLPFLIPPMLLTGELFKAWTSCYQHPYVYGVLIFEAMATFIGQVSVLSLIAIFGAATTAMITTARKAVTLLLSYMIFTKPLTEQHGTGLILISMGIILKMLPLQDSTPTKRSTRPSMAAMVEISSNSDKSIDVVDNDEEEQRPLV from the exons ATGATAATGGGAGCCTTTATACCAGGGTTGAGACGGAAATACCCACTTCATGAATACATATCAGCAATACTTTTGGTAGTAGGACTGATTCTTTTCACTTTAGCCGATGCTCAGTCTTCCCCAAATTTCAGCATCATTGGTGTTATTATGGTGTCTGGTGCATTAGTTATGGATGCTTTTCTTGGAAATCTTCAAGAAGCTATATTTACCATGAATCCTGAAACAACACAG ATGGAAATGCTCTTTTGCTCAACTGTTGTCGGTTTGCCTTTTCTCATTCCCCCAATGCTTTTAACCGGAGAACTGTTCAAGGCATGGACTTCCTGTTATCAG CATCCCTATGTGTATGGCGTGTTGATTTTTGAGGCCATGGCAACCTTTATTGGCCAAGTATCTGTCCTTTCTCTCATTGCTATCTTCGGTGCTGCTACTACTGCTATG ATAACAACAGCTAGAAAGGCAGTAACATTACTGTTATCATATATGATCTTTACAAAGCCCTTGACCGAACAACATGGAACTGGATTGATACTGATATCCATGGGGATCATACTTAAGATGCTTCCTTTGCAGGACAGTACTCCAACCAAGAGGTCTACAAGACCATCCATGGCTGCTATGGTTGAAATATCTTCTAATAGTGATAAAAGCATAGATGTAGTAGATAATGATGAAGAAGAACAAAGACCTTTAGTCTAA
- the LOC108205968 gene encoding uncharacterized protein LOC108205968, producing MASAQLVPMGQKPKMLKDFLADNSHSKRVSFFEDNLNMTFSNKAFSKFLIKYLPFTSNIKPPSILPRSITRRLSKSRAVQPKLNAKDLAVKVKVKDILRWRSFRDLAAEQSTPLDFSSSPQHCTTVTTTTGSTSTRSSSGRSSWCDSDFTAEDLPSWCSNSIEQLGENVCDEDKEQNSPVCVLDYASQEDKDSFSYFHQTPARSQTRTELSANKIITDEEEAMQLLNVVKTSMSSSAECLEIDEEFLLLDFFMQQLSDDKKGGDELIEVAKEWIRGENDGCLEWSTVGKKEFSIKDMERGVKWDKFDEDQKELGLELENQMLNQLVDELLSDLLHL from the coding sequence ATGGCCTCTGCTCAACTGGTACCAATGGGTCAGAAACCGAAAATGCTTAAAGATTTTCTTGCAGACAATTCACATTCAAAAAGGGTATCATTTTTCGAAGATAACTTGAACATGACATTTTCCAACAAGGCATTCTCCAAATTTCTCATCAAATACCTCCCTTTCACCTCGAATATTAAGCCTCCGTCTATCCTGCCAAGAAGCATTACAAGGAGACTTTCTAAATCAAGGGCAGTGCAGCCGAAACTGAATGCTAAAGATTTGGCTGTTAAGGTTAAAGTTAAGGACATCCTACGATGGAGATCATTCCGGGACTTGGCTGCAGAGCAATCTACACCGCTGGATTTCTCATCATCTCCGCAACATTGTACAACTGTTACAACCACAACGGGATCTACTAGTACCAGAAGTAGTAGCGGCAGGTCTAGCTGGTGTGATAGCGATTTTACTGCGGAAGATTTACCGTCATGGTGCAGTAATTCAATCGAGCAATTAGGTGAAAATGTATGTGATGAGGATAAAGAACAAAACAGTCCTGTGTGTGTTCTTGATTACGCGTCTCAAGAAGACAAGGATTCGTTTTCATATTTTCATCAGACTCCTGCCAGGAGCCAAACGAGAACCGAGCTGTctgcaaacaaaattattacTGATGAAGAGGAGGCAATGCAGCTTCTAAATGTAGTTAAAACAAGCATGTCTAGCTCAGCCGAATGTCTGGAAATCGACGAGGAGTTTCTTCTGTTGGATTTCTTTATGCAACAACTGAGCGACGACAAAAAGGGCGGTGATGAATTAATAGAAGTAgcgaaagaatggatcagaggAGAAAACGATGGATGCTTGGAGTGGAGTACAGTAGGTAAAAAAGAGTTTAGCATCAAAGACATGGAGAGAGGAGTCAAATGGGATAAATTCGATGAAGATCAGAAAGAATTGGGCCTGGAACTCGAGAATCAGATGTTGAATCAGCTGGTGGATGAGCTTTTATCTGATCTTCTTCATTTATAG
- the LOC108205969 gene encoding uncharacterized protein LOC108205969, producing MEMNEDNNATASISNLIASLEQATQMAKQLQITSNPSHLVQIYSSLQSTNTHLSSFLSSHNPSPIIPSPASATATTQNLQSDEPMEGAEDDEVEEAEQNPTIERVEERFKDCFIGNKRLKRQLSPASAEQRVYECGGRVEFDPYGTKIRALDLIYQFHS from the coding sequence ATGGAGATGAATGAAGACAACAATGCAACAGCATCAATCTCAAACCTAATAGCATCTCTAGAACAAGCGACCCAAATGGCCAAACAGCTTCAAATCACTTCAAACCCTTCCCATCTTGTCCAAATCTACTCTTCTCTCCAATCCACAAACACCCATCTTTCTTCCTTCCTCTCCTCTCACAACCCTTCTCCAATCATTCCCTCTCCAGCTTCTGCCACAGCCACCACTCAGAATCTGCAGTCTGATGAGCCCATGGAAGGGGCTGAAGATGATGAGGTTGAAGAAGCTGAACAAAACCCAACAATTGAGAGAGTGGAGGAGAGGTTTAAAGATTGTTTTATTGGGAATAAGAGGTTGAAGAGGCAGCTTTCTCCGGCCTCGGCGGAGCAGAGGGTGTATGAGTGTGGTGGGAGGGTGGAGTTTGATCCTTATGGGACAAAGATCAGAGCTTTGGATCTTATTTATCAGTTTCATAGTTGA
- the LOC108210065 gene encoding RING-H2 finger protein ATL7 isoform X2 gives MLGSSMNWITTVIGFAMSATFIVFICARLICGRMRRFESPPMFEIDSRMIDLEQAEHRISGLEPVVVAAIPTIKFTREAFSSLEDPQCTICLGEYQEKEVLRIMPKCGHSFHVSCIDLWLRKQSTCPVCRLSVEDPFKTKFAAAITPPLETSQRTQMPNSPIEHSQQWLLPVAEPSEGNNDSRSQTEVVSENPRHIHYGDVETRL, from the exons ATGTTAGGATCAAGTATGAACTGGATCACCACAGTCATTGGATTTGCGATGAGCGCCACATTTATTGTGTTCATCTGTGCCAGACTGATTTGTGGTAGAATGCGACGGTTTGAGTCACCTCCAATGTTTGAAATTGACTCGAGGATGATTGATCTTGAGCAG GCAGAGCATCGGATTAGTGGACTCGAACCGGTTGTGGTTGCTGCCATCCCCACTATAAAATTCACTCGTGAGGCTTTTAGCTCTCTGGAAGACCCACA ATGCACAATATGCTTAGGAGAATACCAGGAGAAAGAAGTACTAAGAATCATGCCGAAATGTGGGCACAGTTTTCATGTCTCTTGCATTGATTTATGGCTTAGAAAGCAGTCTACTTGTCCTGTTTGTCGCCTGTCAGTTGAGGATccattcaaaacaaaatttgcAGCAGCAATCACACCACCACTTGAAACTTCTCAAAGAACGCAAATGCCAAATTCCCCGATTGAACATTCTCAGCAATGGCTCCTTCCAGTTGCTGAACCTTCTGAAGGTAATAATGATAGTCGTAGCCAAACTGAAGTGGTTTCAGAGAATCCACGACATATTCATTATGGAGATGTTGAGACAAGATTATAA
- the LOC108210065 gene encoding RING-H2 finger protein ATL7 isoform X1 has product MLGSSMNWITTVIGFAMSATFIVFICARLICGRMRRFESPPMFEIDSRMIDLEQQAEHRISGLEPVVVAAIPTIKFTREAFSSLEDPQCTICLGEYQEKEVLRIMPKCGHSFHVSCIDLWLRKQSTCPVCRLSVEDPFKTKFAAAITPPLETSQRTQMPNSPIEHSQQWLLPVAEPSEGNNDSRSQTEVVSENPRHIHYGDVETRL; this is encoded by the exons ATGTTAGGATCAAGTATGAACTGGATCACCACAGTCATTGGATTTGCGATGAGCGCCACATTTATTGTGTTCATCTGTGCCAGACTGATTTGTGGTAGAATGCGACGGTTTGAGTCACCTCCAATGTTTGAAATTGACTCGAGGATGATTGATCTTGAGCAG CAGGCAGAGCATCGGATTAGTGGACTCGAACCGGTTGTGGTTGCTGCCATCCCCACTATAAAATTCACTCGTGAGGCTTTTAGCTCTCTGGAAGACCCACA ATGCACAATATGCTTAGGAGAATACCAGGAGAAAGAAGTACTAAGAATCATGCCGAAATGTGGGCACAGTTTTCATGTCTCTTGCATTGATTTATGGCTTAGAAAGCAGTCTACTTGTCCTGTTTGTCGCCTGTCAGTTGAGGATccattcaaaacaaaatttgcAGCAGCAATCACACCACCACTTGAAACTTCTCAAAGAACGCAAATGCCAAATTCCCCGATTGAACATTCTCAGCAATGGCTCCTTCCAGTTGCTGAACCTTCTGAAGGTAATAATGATAGTCGTAGCCAAACTGAAGTGGTTTCAGAGAATCCACGACATATTCATTATGGAGATGTTGAGACAAGATTATAA